AGTCCTAAATGCAAATGGATTCATTCAATTTCTTCAACATCAGAGCTGAGAAGGCGAACGCTATGCTAAAGAATCGCCAGCTTCAGAAGATGGTAAACTTGTTCTGGGTAATCGAGGTATGCGTTGTTCTTGTCACGATTTCCAGGCTTTCCATGCAACTCCCACTTGCTGTCAAGAACTCCACCGGGTATTTCCGTGACGTGACATTCTCCTTGGTTAATCCTCGCTTCCTGTTCGTCGTCGGAAATGCTATAATCATCACTCTTTTCGCCAAGTCCGGGCAGTTTTCAGCTCAAGATTGCACAAAAAAGACCTCAGGGTCTGATCTTTACGAGGAGTTCATCAACAACAGAGCAAATTCCAAGCATAGTATATCTGATCAGAGTCATCAGAGTATGGCTAAGGATTACTGGAGGAGTCAGAGTTACTCGCAGATATCAAACAGCCGAGGGAAGAGTATTGTTTCTTGTGAGAGCTCGGCCAAAAGTTCAAATGCTGAGGATGAAATGAGCAACGAAGAGTTCCAGCGAAAGGTGGAGGCTTTCATTGCCCGGCAGCAAAGGCTTTTAAGGGAAGAAGACTGCTCTCTATGTATTTTCTCCAAATAGGGTAGGAGGAATTTCCTTCTGCTCtgtctataaaattgtcatgtatTATTTATCATGCGAAAAACACATACGAAAAGcacgtatttttttaatagaaattctTCTAATTCAGTTCGAAGACAACGTCTGTCATGGTATAATTTTTGATTCTGTCTGTCATGAATAGTCCAGATCTTGCAAAAATCAGGTGGGTAATGCAAATTTCAGAGAATTCATGCCATGGAGATTTATTATCATGAGGATAAGAGAATTTCTAAAATTCTAGAGCTGATGCCCTTCTCTggataagataaaaatatggcaTTATGGGAGGAATACATCCTAAATTCTATTTAATGCCAAGTTGATGGCTGTTCAACGttattatttgaatatgaaGTGTTAAGGGATGAATACGAGACTTAGCACCTATGTAACATCTTCACAATCTCCGTACATACCTAATGGAGGACTAACGTTCTAGATGTCATAATTTTCCTTACTCAAATCTCGAACGTTCACGCTGGGCCCATATCATGTTGGGATGCTTTAGCGCCACATAGTATTACTAAGTTGAATTTGATATCACTTGTTATGATTTaggaaaagcgctagctacATTTGCGTTATTAAGTACTCCAAAATAACTAATTAAAGTTATAATTAGAACTtcttaaaatcacttataaagttaATATATTCACAATCGATCCCACCCACATAATACTAGACTTTATCTCCCAAGGCATATTATGAACTGTCTTCCACTTGCAATACACTCTCTTCCCCTTTTTGTTTAGCACtgattttatgtttaaattgaatataagaATATTAGTATTAACTTTTGGTGCGGGTTCATGAACTTTAGCAGATAATTGTCACTTCAGGCGTATCGGATCCTTTAGGAAGCAATGGGGCCAGCTGATTTTGCTTGCTTCTCTTTACGATCAGAGATGATGTAATTAGGTGATCAAGAGATTTCTGCTTCATAATATGTCTACTATTTGtataaaaagtatatatattatgaagcTGCTTGTTGATTTGTAGAATATTCTAATTAAACCTTTAGTGACCAGAGTCatacaatttctttaattagttctcaaatcaattattttacatttgatATGCGCCAGAAAATAAGTGTCAGCAAATTTTGTTGGCcggcatttttatttttttaaacttaatgttcaaacgacactaatttAAATTCAGCGctgtttgaacagtaaacgacGCTAAATTATTAGTGTTGTTTATTTCGTTCGCTTCCCAAACGACACCAATTTGTGTGGCAAAAAATTTAGTTATATATTTTATGATCTAAGAAAAAACGCTAgtcacatctgcactatcactccaaaaggactagccaatttggagtttctctagaattctttataaagctcagtttcatgTAACTAGACAACGTGAAACTTAGCAGTCATGATTgtctcttataaaccactcactctatgcgagctatttatctcttttcaatatgagaccggagtgttacacagagaggaaaaatgaagagaagctGGCAGGAGCTCCTGCATCTGCcggaagagaagaaaatgaaaatgaagagaagaataagaaaaaggaggaggaggaagctcAAGGAGCTTTtgcagaaagagaaaaagaaagggaggaggatccttttatttttctttttctttttttaattttttatttacattaaTGTCGTTTAGGGGTTCAAACGATATTACCAATTTAACGTCATTTAAACAGTAAATAGTACTAACAGCTTAGCGTCGTTTCactgttcaaacgacactaaattgTTAGTGTTATTTGAACAAAAACGGCATTAATTAACGTCTCatttgaacagtaaacgacGCTAATTTAGAACCTCGTCTCTATGTTTAACGCCATTTTCAAAGCAATactattcaaacgacactaagTACCGGTTTTTTTTAGCATTCTATCGTATTAATAGCCATATTTCTTTCATATGGTAAACTCTTTTGAATGTCAGTTGGATTTATGGTTGAGTTTCTTAATTAGTTATGAAATCTTTACCCAGCCTTTGGTCTAATTTGAAGAGTTTTTACATTATCATCGATTATGAAAGTGAATGGATGGCCACTACTACATTTAACACCTTAAATATTGCAGTTATTCATTGCGATCGAGCTTCCTCTTCTTGCTTTAGGACTGCAATTTTGACTGATTTATGTATACTATCTTTCCTTAGAGTTTGGCAATTTTGAAGAGTTTAATTCTTtggtcatcatcatcatcatcaatgataaaagtaaattaattaaactACTTAATTAAGTGCTGCAAGCTCATTGATACGGAATTTAATTAGTGCTTAATTAGAAACATTTGTTAAGTGTAAACGTTTGTTATAGGAAGAGAATGGCAATCTCTTATCCACACCTTCATTATAGGAAATAGAATggcaatttctttcttttcttctaggGCCCTTTTTGGAGGTTTGGCAGTCCTTGCTCTAGGGTTGATTAAGTGTTTATTTGGGACTCAAAATTCTTCTTCTAGGGTTCATTAGATCGTGTGGTTCCTCGATATTATTGAgtacaaagttttcttttaaactgAGTCGAAAGAAATTCTTTCAATCCAATTTAGTAAACTAACATACATACGCACGTCCTCAAAGCATGTTGATTTTTTGCATATCTGAAGACATATGTTAGTCTAGTAGACTAGGTTGGAACAACATTTGTTTTTTGACCACGTGATTCAATTCTCACgtgcgtttttttaaaaaaaaaattcatgtgaTAATCAACATGCTTTAAGGACATATATGTCAATATAATAAATttagttgaaaaaatttcatctGATCCAGTTTGGAGGAGAACTCTGTTCTAATGTTATCGGGGTGATCTCTTATGTTGCTGGGCCTTTTTTGGTTgcttttctttgtatatatttagccttgcatataaaattttaaatgacatagCACTATATTTAAATAGCGTGCCACCATGTAATTTTTCCGTTGCTATGTATACTTTATCTAAATTAGAATCTAAAGTATAGGTAAAATTATTTTGACTGAAATTCCGTTAAAACATTAGAGTTAAAGAGAGATAAATTGCTGTTAATTTAGGAATAATGTTCAGCtccgtttgttaatgttttttagattatagtttttgttttttatttgaaaaagtattctgatataatataaatgtgaaagtaattttaagtattttaaattgtttattaata
The sequence above is drawn from the Alnus glutinosa chromosome 11, dhAlnGlut1.1, whole genome shotgun sequence genome and encodes:
- the LOC133881387 gene encoding uncharacterized protein LOC133881387 — protein: MQMDSFNFFNIRAEKANAMLKNRQLQKMVNLFWVIEVCVVLVTISRLSMQLPLAVKNSTGYFRDVTFSLVNPRFLFVVGNAIIITLFAKSGQFSAQDCTKKTSGSDLYEEFINNRANSKHSISDQSHQSMAKDYWRSQSYSQISNSRGKSIVSCESSAKSSNAEDEMSNEEFQRKVEAFIARQQRLLREEDCSLCIFSK